A segment of the Trifolium pratense cultivar HEN17-A07 linkage group LG7, ARS_RC_1.1, whole genome shotgun sequence genome:
CTCACCGATCTCAGTAGAAGTAGTTGCAAAGGGATGATTTGCAGGAATCCACCTGATTGTATCGGGATCAACATCCGGAGGAACCGAGTCACCTTCCTTAAGGAAAATTGTGGGACGCTTCCACTGATATGCACGTGATCTCCTTCTCTGGTGAACTGTCTGTTCCTCTTGAGTTAGTGTAACAGGGGCTAAGCGGTAAACCTTTCCACACATCTCTACACTTGACTTGTTTTTGTTAACCTTGACCAAGGGATTATCGAACGGATCTTCATATTTAAGATTCCTTGATCTGAAAAACATGCACACAAAGATGTAGATAGACAACAATGCTATGTAGCACAGACACTTCTGATGGAAGGCATGTCCAGTGTCTGACACGTGTGATTGTCCAACACCGACACAACACTATACAACACTGATATATGTCATTACATTACAATGCTCtatagcaccgacacttctgatGGAAGACATGTCCAGTGTCTGACATGTGTCACTCTCCAACACCGACACAACACTATGCAACACTGATATATGTcattacattcaattaattcattttctcaaatttttaccGGGTGTCTACATGTTTGTGTCGGTGATTCGTAGAATCAATGTAATAACTAATAACATGAAATGAAGCTAAAAGTGAATAGATGAAAAGCAATAATAAATGAGTGTGGATTAAAAGCATACATACATGCCTCTTCTATCGGATCTCAATTGACCGCGTCTAACAAGATCAGCTACGGAACCAGGGCGTTCTTTTTTCCTGGAAATGGAAAGGGCCCTCAAAGACGCAAACAGAACCACAACCGCAACGCAGACCCAAATTGGTAAATTGCTCCTAATGTTGTTTTGATTCTTCagctataaataaaaaacaaaaatagtactgaaaaccctaaaccctaatattaatttgaaaataacaaaattagaGTGTGAAATGAAACCCTACCAGAAATTGTGGCATTGGGATTGAAGTAACAAGTTGATGATGAATATTGGAAATGGAAGTGATGCATTGTTGTTTGAATTGTTGTGTGGAGATTCGATTTGTGATACGGAAGCGATGATGAATGGAGATTCTTTTAGCGCTTCTGGTAGTGATGAAATTGGGGAAACAAGGCTACATTTTTGAACAAGTTGAAtcaaaaatcattgaaaaaaaaGCTAAGAGTgtgatttagaagaagataGATAGAAAAGAGATACTTACGCGAAAGTGAAGTGTGGAAATTGACGCCATGATTTGCTATGCTATGCTATGCTTTCCTCGCCGCCACAATTCAATCCATTCGTTTCCTCCCTCTTCCTTCCAaacactttttttgtttttgtttgtacaAATCTCTTTCAATCACTTTTTTGATAGAATAAATTTACCATGGTGTCCGAGTTTAAGGTAGAAAACACCTTAAcggttgaaaaaaaaaaacaaactagagGGAGTAATCATTTGCAAAGGTAATTATAtttaggtttaattagtaaaatgtcTGTTAACATATTTTGTGTTTCACGCTgatgtcttaaaaaaaaaaaaggtcgaatatgttttttaaatacatttatgttaatcagtttgatcATTTCCATCTATGTTTTTTCTTCAGAAACCGCTAAGTAGTATACATGTGGCACTGTGGCTGCTTTCTGAAAAaaggacggaaaggaccaaacacggagatgtctttaaggtatctattctaacatttttttcgttaagggacctattcagacatttttttttaagggaccaatgtgaaaccaaaaatatctttaagagatattttactaattaagccttataaGTTATATTTATCTCCTATAAGAATACTGTCTTCAAATTCAAGATTTATCTTTTTACTAGATCAAACTCCAAACTCCTTGTGTTCTCTTTTCATATTATTAAAGGGAAAATGATGCATAGTCCATATATCAttcgtctcaaaatataaacaaacaaatatgtatTCAATAAATGTAATATAGGAAGGATTTAGATTATATGCGGTCAAAACTGTCATGCAGTGATAGAAGTATATTGGCACATATCCTTTTAATTATCTTGGGGTTCCTAATTCACTTTCTTTCTTTGGAGGACCCATCAACCATAATAGATTCAATAGACTTTGTTGAGATGTTTGGAATTTAC
Coding sequences within it:
- the LOC123899257 gene encoding protein MULTIPLE CHLOROPLAST DIVISION SITE 1; protein product: MASISTLHFRPCFPNFITTRSAKRISIHHRFRITNRISTQQFKQQCITSISNIHHQLVTSIPMPQFLLKNQNNIRSNLPIWVCVAVVVLFASLRALSISRKKERPGSVADLVRRGQLRSDRRGISRNLKYEDPFDNPLVKVNKNKSSVEMCGKVYRLAPVTLTQEEQTVHQRRRSRAYQWKRPTIFLKEGDSVPPDVDPDTIRWIPANHPFATTSTEIGEDFAHKNVRQKHGVPFRIQAEHEALQRKLEALQSEEELNKAVINPTIAKEFERPLNSNARLNDHAEKSSSNNQQKDPLSSKLDNGPNHFESASSSSSSSSSGEDENLKL